The Methylomicrobium lacus LW14 genome window below encodes:
- a CDS encoding cupin domain-containing protein, which produces MFRIFNWQQLTMTIGLSLYFASAIAADLDPKAISIKLPDQIKWVANPSGSESAVLVGDPSKPGLYVVLNKWKAHHNSKPHSHPNDRFITVISGTWWVGTGRDYNPDTLKPVPAGSFVTHYGGEIHYDGAKDEDTILQIVGIGPATSKPAPAK; this is translated from the coding sequence ATGTTTCGTATTTTCAACTGGCAACAACTGACGATGACTATCGGCCTGTCCCTATACTTCGCTTCTGCGATCGCAGCCGACCTCGACCCCAAGGCCATATCGATCAAACTGCCGGACCAAATAAAATGGGTCGCCAACCCCAGCGGCTCGGAAAGCGCAGTGCTGGTCGGCGATCCGTCCAAGCCCGGCCTGTATGTGGTGCTGAACAAATGGAAAGCCCACCACAACAGCAAGCCGCATTCGCACCCGAACGACCGCTTCATCACCGTGATTTCCGGCACCTGGTGGGTCGGCACCGGCAGAGATTACAATCCGGACACGTTGAAACCGGTGCCGGCCGGCAGCTTCGTCACCCACTACGGAGGCGAAATCCACTATGACGGCGCCAAGGATGAAGACACGATTTTGCAGATCGTCGGCATCGGTCCGGCCACATCTAAACCCGCTCCGGCGAAGTAG
- a CDS encoding addiction module antidote protein, which yields MNKTITTPYDVAEHLRTPEEMAAYLEACFEEAGGDAAFIAKALGDIARAKGMSQVARDAGLSRESLYKALSGERSPDFDTILKVIGALGLKLHAKPAA from the coding sequence ATGAACAAAACCATTACCACTCCCTATGACGTAGCCGAACATCTCAGAACCCCGGAGGAGATGGCGGCCTATCTTGAGGCATGTTTTGAAGAGGCAGGCGGAGATGCGGCGTTCATTGCCAAAGCACTTGGGGATATTGCTCGCGCCAAGGGTATGTCACAGGTTGCCCGCGATGCGGGGTTGTCCCGTGAAAGCCTCTACAAGGCACTTTCCGGCGAGCGCAGCCCCGACTTTGACACCATCCTCAAAGTTATCGGGGCGCTTGGGCTAAAACTGCATGCCAAGCCTGCCGCTTAA
- a CDS encoding putative porin: MIVVRNTLAAVLAGAFLSPAMADDKEDLLKLKKQMDGEREELLELKNTAVNLVELFVEQGLLDKNKAERLINKAKAKAQTEAKQQLVKEQAEEQLADNAAAAEKGPGAGAGKSKSVYVGYVPEFVKEEIRQQVRADLKEEVVKDVKADAKEEHWGIPGALPEWVANTKLTFDMRVRGADDFFQEDNGALLDYLAINEEGGHEAARSHGKEFLNTTKDRFRFSERFRLGLDMKIADHLKAGLRLATSNIRNPVSNDQALGNTGQSFEFAIDRGFLQYDFVDKKGNDWFTLYGGRFANPWVSTDVVYDPDLSFQGFAGTFRYRFNQDSSRVKSYKAALTNDLGGRSGINFGPQTPDTVFATLGVFPIQEINLSTSDKWLFGGQIGADWLVQDSSRLKVAAAYYGYKNVRARPNARGSFENDWTAPEFIQKGNSMVPINVNDGFNPRCTNAQSAIGQGCLYGLASDFRIFNLTGIYDIDFSGTHVVLTADYAKNVGYDAARIEREFPGLLADNSDQTDAFQIRMDVGDPDIRRFMDWNVFLAYRYIERDAVLDAFTESLFHGGGTDAKGWWIGGSYGLARNTWVNLRWSSTDSIDGPKLSIDTAAVDLNVRF, translated from the coding sequence ATGATTGTTGTAAGAAATACCCTGGCCGCCGTATTGGCGGGCGCTTTTCTGTCGCCCGCGATGGCCGATGACAAAGAGGATCTTCTGAAACTCAAAAAGCAGATGGACGGCGAGCGCGAAGAGTTGCTGGAGCTGAAAAACACCGCGGTCAATCTGGTCGAGCTGTTCGTCGAGCAAGGCCTGCTGGATAAAAACAAGGCGGAACGTCTGATCAATAAGGCGAAGGCAAAAGCGCAAACGGAAGCCAAACAGCAGCTGGTCAAGGAACAAGCGGAAGAGCAGTTGGCGGACAACGCCGCGGCGGCCGAGAAAGGCCCGGGGGCTGGGGCCGGCAAATCTAAATCGGTGTATGTCGGTTATGTGCCTGAATTCGTCAAGGAAGAAATCAGGCAACAGGTGCGCGCCGATTTGAAAGAGGAGGTCGTCAAGGATGTCAAGGCGGACGCCAAGGAAGAGCACTGGGGAATCCCGGGGGCGTTACCGGAATGGGTCGCCAATACCAAACTGACTTTCGACATGCGTGTGCGCGGGGCCGATGATTTCTTCCAGGAGGATAACGGGGCGCTGCTCGATTATCTGGCCATCAATGAGGAGGGCGGCCATGAGGCGGCGCGCAGCCATGGCAAGGAATTCCTGAATACCACGAAGGACCGGTTTCGCTTCTCGGAACGCTTCCGCCTCGGTTTGGACATGAAGATCGCCGATCATTTGAAAGCGGGCCTCCGGCTGGCGACCAGCAACATCAGAAACCCGGTATCCAATGACCAGGCCTTGGGCAATACCGGGCAATCCTTCGAATTTGCGATCGATCGGGGTTTTCTGCAATATGACTTCGTCGATAAAAAGGGCAATGACTGGTTTACGCTCTATGGCGGCCGCTTCGCGAATCCCTGGGTTTCCACCGACGTGGTGTACGATCCCGATTTAAGCTTCCAGGGTTTTGCCGGAACCTTCCGCTATCGCTTCAACCAGGACTCCTCCAGGGTCAAATCTTATAAAGCGGCATTGACCAACGATCTCGGCGGCCGCTCCGGCATCAACTTCGGCCCGCAAACGCCGGACACCGTTTTCGCCACCTTAGGCGTCTTTCCGATCCAGGAAATCAATCTTTCGACGTCCGACAAATGGCTGTTTGGCGGTCAAATCGGCGCCGACTGGCTGGTGCAGGATTCATCCCGTCTGAAAGTCGCCGCCGCCTATTACGGCTACAAAAACGTTCGCGCCCGGCCTAATGCGCGCGGCAGTTTCGAAAACGACTGGACGGCGCCCGAATTTATCCAGAAAGGCAATTCGATGGTGCCGATCAATGTCAACGACGGTTTCAACCCTCGCTGCACGAATGCGCAAAGCGCCATCGGCCAGGGCTGCTTGTACGGCCTCGCCTCGGATTTCAGGATATTCAACCTGACCGGCATCTACGACATCGATTTCTCGGGCACCCATGTCGTGCTGACGGCCGATTACGCGAAAAATGTCGGCTATGACGCGGCCCGTATCGAACGGGAGTTTCCGGGGCTGCTGGCGGACAATAGCGATCAAACCGATGCCTTTCAGATCCGGATGGATGTCGGCGATCCGGACATCAGGCGTTTCATGGATTGGAACGTTTTCCTCGCCTACCGTTACATAGAGCGCGACGCGGTGCTGGATGCGTTTACCGAATCGCTGTTCCATGGCGGCGGCACCGACGCCAAAGGCTGGTGGATCGGCGGCAGCTACGGGCTGGCCAGAAATACCTGGGTCAACCTGCGCTGGAGCAGCACCGATTCGATCGATGGGCCGAAGTTGAGTATCGACACCGCCGCAGTCGATTTGAATGTGCGTTTCTAA
- a CDS encoding energy transducer TonB family protein yields MDQRKKWLKRLPLIIGGVLTLLIAVGVYYIQGLFEKPLQAKKQVQQITVLQPPPPPPPPPEQKPPEPEPEPEKVPEPEPEEEPAPAPDEAEQPPGEELGVDAEGGAGSDGFGLVGKKGGRGLLGGSGGSAILWYGGQVKRRLDDELQGLLADTSAGKAAYSVLLNVWMGKDGRIERTELASGSGKSDVDQSIREALPKLHFSLAKSPPDNMPQPLKIKVTSRI; encoded by the coding sequence ATGGATCAACGCAAGAAATGGCTGAAACGGCTCCCGCTGATCATCGGCGGCGTCCTGACCCTGCTGATTGCGGTCGGCGTCTACTACATCCAGGGGCTGTTCGAAAAACCGCTGCAGGCGAAGAAGCAGGTGCAACAGATCACCGTGCTTCAGCCGCCGCCTCCGCCGCCCCCGCCGCCGGAACAGAAACCGCCGGAGCCCGAACCCGAGCCGGAAAAAGTCCCTGAACCGGAGCCCGAGGAAGAACCGGCACCCGCACCCGATGAGGCGGAACAACCGCCGGGCGAGGAACTGGGCGTGGACGCCGAGGGTGGGGCCGGGTCGGACGGTTTCGGACTGGTCGGCAAGAAGGGGGGCCGGGGGCTTTTGGGCGGCAGCGGCGGCAGCGCGATTCTCTGGTATGGCGGTCAGGTCAAACGCCGCCTGGACGACGAGTTGCAGGGGCTGCTGGCCGACACCAGCGCCGGCAAGGCGGCTTACAGCGTATTGCTGAATGTCTGGATGGGGAAGGACGGCCGGATAGAGCGCACCGAACTCGCCTCGGGCAGCGGCAAGTCCGACGTGGACCAAAGCATTCGCGAGGCCTTGCCGAAACTGCACTTTTCCTTAGCGAAATCGCCGCCGGACAACATGCCGCAACCGCTGAAGATCAAGGTCACGTCAAGAATTTAA
- a CDS encoding ExbD/TolR family protein yields the protein MKVGEEGKVYDDINITPMLDVAYVLLLIFIIMTTATVQGITVNLPKASSTPSLSKPKTKAISIAPDGTIYLDTYPVSIQELETRLAQYKAATPDLPVVLKADASIQYEKVIEVLDVVTRLEISQLGLVTQKLVK from the coding sequence ATGAAAGTAGGAGAGGAAGGCAAAGTCTACGATGACATCAACATCACGCCGATGCTCGACGTGGCCTACGTGCTGCTGCTGATCTTCATCATCATGACGACGGCGACGGTGCAGGGCATCACGGTTAACCTGCCGAAAGCCAGCAGCACGCCGTCGTTATCCAAGCCTAAAACCAAGGCGATTTCGATTGCCCCGGACGGCACGATCTATCTCGATACCTACCCGGTCTCGATCCAGGAACTGGAAACCCGGCTCGCGCAGTACAAGGCGGCGACACCGGACCTGCCGGTCGTGCTGAAGGCCGATGCCTCGATCCAGTATGAAAAGGTGATCGAGGTGCTCGATGTGGTGACGCGGCTCGAAATCAGCCAGCTGGGCCTGGTGACGCAGAAACTGGTGAAGTAA
- a CDS encoding DUF2341 domain-containing protein has product MNKSLIGRFRLGLALILIPLCAQAWWNDEWKSRKQFSVDAGATGADIQETLNDFPLLVRLHTGNFGFFLDLAENGKDVRFMLDDKTALKHQVEKIDALTELGLVWVKVPVVRGGVSTDSFSMYYGNAAAADGSDAQGLYDVNQALVFHFREGEALPQDATAYALHAASSKAAVDPAGFIGAAAKFDGQGGITVNANPALAITPDSGLTFSAWIKIDQAQTNATLFEAKDAAGRIELVVQGTSAIARYQGGGVAQQTAAANVDPAKWQHLAVIARKDALELYLNGQAVGTTPIQLAAMTPSVSLGGNEQGQNLSGLVDEAQVAKQARSADWIKLQFRSQSPDFAVLNFGQDESSGSGDDLNYFAIILQSLTVDGWVVIALCGVMFVISLLVMVGKTLTLNRARKENEDFLAQYRTISTTNLGQLDAEETEDERDNEQSEFLAAVAGKHDHFQGSPIYHIYHAGVQELNHHFGGANAVLSAEALNVVRARLDAAVVREGQKLNKNMVLLTIAISGGPFLGLLGTVLGVMITFAVIAASGDVNINSIAPGISGALLATVAGLAVAIPALFAYNYLLTRIKDVTADMHVFTDEFLAIVSLRSADRQRATQS; this is encoded by the coding sequence ATGAACAAATCTCTTATCGGCCGTTTCCGCCTGGGACTGGCTCTTATCCTGATTCCGCTCTGCGCGCAGGCGTGGTGGAACGACGAATGGAAATCGCGTAAGCAATTCAGCGTCGATGCCGGAGCGACCGGCGCCGATATTCAGGAAACCCTGAATGACTTTCCATTGCTGGTGCGTCTGCATACCGGCAATTTCGGCTTTTTTCTCGATCTGGCGGAGAACGGCAAGGACGTGCGCTTCATGCTGGACGACAAGACCGCGCTGAAGCATCAGGTCGAAAAGATCGATGCCTTGACCGAACTCGGCCTGGTCTGGGTCAAGGTGCCGGTCGTTCGCGGCGGCGTCAGTACCGACAGTTTCTCGATGTATTACGGCAACGCGGCTGCGGCGGACGGCTCCGATGCGCAGGGCCTTTATGACGTGAATCAGGCGCTGGTCTTTCATTTTCGGGAAGGCGAGGCCTTGCCGCAGGATGCCACCGCCTATGCGCTGCATGCGGCCAGCTCGAAGGCGGCCGTCGATCCAGCCGGTTTCATCGGGGCGGCGGCCAAATTCGACGGTCAGGGCGGCATCACGGTCAATGCGAATCCGGCGCTCGCGATCACGCCCGACAGCGGCCTGACTTTCAGCGCCTGGATCAAGATCGACCAGGCCCAGACGAACGCCACGTTGTTTGAAGCGAAGGATGCGGCCGGGCGCATCGAGCTGGTCGTGCAGGGCACCTCCGCGATCGCCCGCTACCAGGGCGGAGGCGTCGCCCAGCAGACCGCCGCGGCGAACGTCGATCCGGCGAAGTGGCAGCATCTGGCGGTTATCGCCAGAAAGGATGCGCTGGAGCTTTACCTGAACGGGCAAGCTGTCGGCACGACGCCGATCCAGCTGGCCGCGATGACGCCGTCCGTTTCTTTAGGCGGCAACGAGCAGGGCCAGAACCTGAGCGGCCTCGTCGATGAGGCGCAGGTTGCGAAGCAGGCGCGCAGCGCGGACTGGATCAAGCTGCAATTCCGCAGCCAGAGCCCCGATTTCGCGGTGCTCAATTTCGGCCAGGACGAATCCTCAGGCTCCGGCGACGATCTGAATTACTTCGCGATCATCCTGCAAAGCCTGACCGTCGACGGCTGGGTGGTGATCGCGTTGTGCGGCGTGATGTTCGTGATCAGCCTCTTGGTGATGGTCGGCAAGACCCTGACCCTGAACCGGGCCCGCAAGGAAAACGAAGACTTCCTGGCGCAATACCGAACGATTTCTACCACCAATCTAGGCCAGCTGGACGCGGAAGAAACCGAGGATGAGCGCGATAACGAACAATCGGAGTTTCTGGCGGCGGTCGCCGGCAAACACGATCATTTCCAGGGTTCGCCGATTTATCACATCTATCATGCCGGCGTACAGGAACTGAACCACCATTTCGGCGGCGCCAACGCGGTGCTATCCGCGGAAGCGCTGAATGTGGTGCGCGCCCGTCTGGATGCGGCGGTCGTTAGGGAAGGTCAGAAACTGAACAAGAACATGGTGCTGTTGACGATAGCGATCTCCGGCGGCCCCTTCCTCGGACTGCTCGGCACCGTGCTCGGGGTCATGATCACCTTCGCGGTAATCGCGGCGTCCGGCGACGTCAATATCAATTCAATCGCGCCCGGCATTTCCGGCGCGCTGCTGGCGACGGTCGCGGGGCTTGCGGTCGCGATTCCGGCGCTATTCGCCTACAACTATTTGTTGACCCGAATCAAGGACGTGACCGCCGACATGCACGTCTTCACCGACGAGTTTCTGGCGATCGTCTCGTTACGCAGTGCCGACCGGCAAAGGGCCACGCAGTCATGA